The proteins below are encoded in one region of Segatella copri:
- a CDS encoding BspA family leucine-rich repeat surface protein produces the protein MKHFSNQSNGSHVGRMNYGGAKFCRFALFPLMLLMLLLLPGRMVAQTEYDKTVTLTALAGNPVGYTGKTDETYKNLFDGKKKEGDFSKWCCKFSSSAYVIFEASKAGIPVGYTITTGNDNANPRCGGRNPLSWKLYGNNEGKEGAWTLIDKVENDKVLQDKNYASYDFKCECSTSYQYFKWEISAIHSGSLLQVGEFELKLKTCTHLKADGSSALGAAIKTVEPTCTEHGYTTKECSLCHLIVKEYLNLKPHTLTHHALKAATCTEAGIIEYWQCSVCNKLFSNEAATQEITDAASLEIPAKGHQYNSEGTCTKCNAKGPRYTLFDGLDGITDVTFTCNGDYPWKMLDLGDEGMSEVSSYITDESIGLMSNNYEMDYSTSEIVIKFNVEKPILFSFKYLISAEYFDKFIITLNGKMLDEIRETNQKVYKSILNKGEYSLTLSYEKDGDISDGADRAIIYDLNTATTIDDYIADYESSNNTITFKKINSDNLGALDSNHTVIVCNEPTVNDVCSFLGIKYSDIKSVVFDESFITYTPTSLNSFFRELNSLQTITGLKYLNTANVTDMGCMFYNCQNLNSLDLTNFNTPKVEHMSYMFLNCYALTTIYASDNFVTGKVTDGSSMFSGCTNLKGFIHYMSNPDKIDQTYANYKTGYFTKLVGKNGDEKIGATGETLATDNLVLDDGKDFVAYEPFAAKAASYSRTVEGTTWATLCLPFEVSLDGQNFRAFKLLSADEGTETVELEEIETSIEAGTPVIIKMKDGETKLDFTVANKEITNEVKPVETANGNYQLQGLYTQKMFSKDADNNCYIVKGDKLMNPAKLLGTATEFVGSKPFRAYMVDNSSAPAAGARMFSISVGGSTTAIEQLETTADSKAEYYDLQGRRLQDLQKGVNIVKRGGKTMKVIIK, from the coding sequence ATGAAACATTTTTCAAATCAATCCAATGGGTCGCACGTCGGCCGTATGAACTATGGGGGGGCAAAGTTCTGTAGATTTGCCCTATTCCCATTGATGTTGCTCATGTTGTTGCTTCTGCCTGGACGTATGGTGGCGCAGACAGAATACGACAAGACAGTAACGCTTACTGCCTTAGCGGGTAACCCAGTGGGCTACACAGGTAAGACTGATGAGACTTACAAAAATCTCTTTGATGGCAAAAAGAAAGAAGGTGATTTCTCTAAGTGGTGCTGCAAGTTTAGCAGCAGCGCCTATGTCATCTTCGAAGCCAGCAAGGCAGGAATTCCTGTGGGCTACACCATCACTACGGGTAATGACAATGCAAATCCTAGATGTGGAGGTCGCAATCCGTTGTCATGGAAACTCTATGGCAACAACGAAGGCAAAGAAGGCGCTTGGACGCTTATCGATAAGGTAGAAAATGACAAGGTGCTCCAGGATAAGAACTATGCTTCGTACGACTTCAAGTGCGAATGTTCTACCTCTTATCAATACTTTAAATGGGAAATCTCGGCTATTCATAGTGGAAGCCTATTGCAGGTAGGCGAGTTTGAACTCAAACTCAAAACCTGTACTCACCTGAAAGCCGATGGCTCGTCTGCTCTTGGCGCAGCAATCAAAACCGTTGAACCTACTTGCACAGAGCATGGCTATACCACAAAAGAATGCTCTCTCTGTCATTTAATTGTGAAGGAATATTTGAATCTTAAGCCACACACTCTCACTCATCATGCACTGAAAGCTGCTACATGTACAGAGGCTGGTATCATAGAATACTGGCAGTGCAGTGTATGCAACAAACTCTTCAGCAATGAAGCCGCAACTCAAGAGATTACTGATGCTGCCAGCCTTGAGATTCCAGCAAAAGGTCATCAATACAACAGTGAAGGCACTTGTACAAAATGTAACGCAAAAGGACCTCGCTATACTTTGTTCGATGGTTTGGATGGTATAACCGATGTTACCTTTACTTGCAATGGTGATTATCCTTGGAAGATGCTGGACTTGGGAGACGAAGGAATGTCTGAGGTCTCTTCCTATATTACAGATGAAAGCATAGGACTGATGTCAAATAATTATGAGATGGATTACAGTACATCTGAAATTGTAATCAAATTCAATGTAGAAAAGCCTATATTATTTTCATTTAAATATCTAATTTCGGCAGAGTATTTTGACAAATTCATTATTACTTTAAATGGCAAAATGCTTGATGAAATTAGAGAAACAAACCAAAAAGTGTATAAAAGCATTTTAAATAAGGGTGAATATTCTTTGACATTATCTTACGAAAAAGACGGGGATATAAGTGATGGTGCTGACCGCGCAATCATATACGATCTGAACACGGCAACCACTATTGATGACTATATCGCAGATTATGAATCGTCTAACAATACAATTACATTCAAAAAAATCAATTCTGACAATCTGGGAGCTCTTGATTCAAACCATACAGTTATAGTGTGTAATGAACCGACGGTGAATGATGTGTGCTCTTTTTTAGGGATAAAGTACTCAGATATCAAGAGTGTCGTTTTCGATGAGAGTTTCATTACATACACTCCAACATCGTTGAATAGTTTCTTTAGAGAACTCAATAGCTTGCAAACTATTACAGGTCTTAAATATTTGAATACAGCGAATGTGACGGATATGGGATGTATGTTCTATAATTGTCAAAATCTCAATTCGCTCGACCTTACTAACTTCAACACTCCGAAGGTGGAGCATATGTCCTATATGTTCCTTAACTGCTACGCTCTCACAACCATCTACGCCAGCGACAATTTTGTTACGGGAAAGGTTACTGATGGTTCTAGCATGTTCTCGGGCTGCACAAACCTCAAAGGTTTTATACATTATATGAGTAACCCAGACAAAATCGACCAAACCTACGCCAACTACAAGACTGGCTATTTCACCAAGCTGGTAGGCAAGAATGGCGATGAGAAGATAGGAGCAACGGGAGAAACTCTTGCTACGGATAATCTCGTTCTTGACGATGGCAAGGACTTCGTGGCTTACGAGCCATTCGCAGCCAAGGCTGCATCTTACAGCCGCACTGTAGAAGGTACTACCTGGGCAACGCTCTGCCTGCCTTTCGAGGTATCTCTCGATGGTCAGAACTTCCGTGCCTTCAAACTCCTTTCGGCTGATGAGGGTACAGAAACCGTAGAACTCGAAGAGATAGAGACAAGCATCGAGGCTGGTACTCCTGTTATCATCAAAATGAAGGATGGAGAAACAAAGCTCGACTTTACTGTAGCCAACAAGGAGATTACAAATGAAGTAAAGCCAGTTGAAACAGCTAATGGCAACTATCAGCTTCAGGGACTCTATACCCAAAAGATGTTCAGCAAGGATGCTGATAACAACTGCTACATCGTGAAGGGCGACAAGCTGATGAACCCAGCCAAGCTGTTGGGTACAGCAACAGAGTTTGTGGGCAGCAAGCCTTTCCGTGCTTACATGGTAGATAACTCATCAGCTCCTGCAGCTGGTGCCAGAATGTTCAGCATCAGCGTAGGCGGCAGCACCACAGCCATCGAGCAGTTGGAGACTACAGCAGATAGCAAGGCTGAATACTACGACCTCCAGGGCCGTCGCCTCCAGGATTTGCAGAAGGGTGTGAACATCGTGAAGCGTGGTGGCAAGACTATGAAGGTTATCATCAAGTAA
- a CDS encoding DUF6169 family protein — protein sequence MQAFNLTRLNFHSPYKVWIDNGSYKFLTDYGVQYRIEFVENNNIWEDEKAYEFGILNENKKNSPNDSKVKETVQSIIEEFFLTNPDILLYQCETGDSRQAMRARLFTRWFNEFDKRDRFCVKVSILRDEEVDNYIAIIVQKSNPKLTDILRDFDEFIGFFDTKPE from the coding sequence ATGCAGGCCTTTAACTTAACGCGCCTCAATTTTCATTCTCCTTATAAGGTCTGGATAGATAATGGCTCATATAAGTTCTTGACAGATTATGGTGTTCAGTATCGAATAGAATTTGTTGAAAATAATAATATCTGGGAGGATGAAAAAGCGTATGAATTTGGTATTCTCAATGAAAACAAGAAGAATTCTCCTAACGATTCTAAAGTAAAAGAGACTGTACAAAGTATTATTGAAGAGTTCTTTCTCACGAATCCGGACATTCTTTTATATCAATGTGAAACGGGTGATAGCAGACAGGCTATGCGAGCTCGTCTTTTTACCAGATGGTTTAACGAATTCGATAAACGAGATCGGTTTTGTGTCAAGGTTTCTATTCTTAGAGATGAAGAAGTTGACAATTACATAGCTATTATAGTTCAAAAGAGTAATCCTAAGTTGACTGACATCCTTCGAGATTTTGATGAGTTTATCGGTTTCTTTGATACAAAGCCCGAATAA
- a CDS encoding AraC family transcriptional regulator: protein MDTLYLLQFACFLFMLVNILILGITRLHMKWMNRRYEVSRWLIIGAMVGLAIQFLMQMLLGFRAQDAAVGAVFNILVYPPCFSLISIGIYNIEATHANRRKMNIVCASIYAAILAAFCIGFILSGNFHIGSWIYVMIVLFAINVVYCIYMIIVEIRKRRRMLEVMAGYDILPYVRYARASVFIVFFPAVALPFAVLSTKSLYVIGPLGLLAVFFFTLSFMALGYNYVPTEELLDKEEEEKAAMESVEDNACLELQDEELDDKKETLQSKRSERRQKIVRERLDEWCAAKGYRDTSLNMITLSRSLDISRYELSRYLSSCLNTTFRPWLAEVRFEAAKKMMLDNPDFGNDIISAECGFSSRTHLYRMFKEKEGCSPTAWREKNC, encoded by the coding sequence ATGGATACATTATATTTATTGCAGTTCGCCTGTTTCCTATTTATGCTCGTCAATATCCTCATCCTGGGTATTACCCGACTGCACATGAAGTGGATGAACCGGCGATATGAAGTGTCACGATGGCTGATTATCGGAGCCATGGTAGGATTGGCCATACAATTTCTCATGCAGATGCTTCTGGGCTTCCGGGCGCAAGACGCTGCTGTGGGAGCCGTTTTCAACATTCTGGTCTATCCCCCTTGCTTCTCGCTCATCTCTATTGGCATTTACAATATTGAGGCAACGCATGCCAACCGCCGGAAGATGAACATCGTTTGCGCCAGCATTTATGCCGCCATATTGGCTGCCTTCTGCATCGGCTTTATCCTGAGCGGAAACTTCCATATCGGCAGCTGGATTTATGTGATGATAGTCCTGTTCGCCATCAACGTAGTCTATTGCATCTATATGATAATAGTGGAAATCAGAAAGCGCAGAAGGATGCTGGAGGTGATGGCTGGTTACGATATCCTGCCTTACGTGAGATATGCGCGAGCCAGTGTATTCATCGTCTTTTTCCCTGCAGTAGCCCTGCCTTTTGCAGTTCTTTCCACCAAATCTCTATATGTAATCGGACCTCTGGGACTGCTTGCTGTCTTTTTCTTCACGCTCAGTTTCATGGCTTTGGGCTATAATTACGTGCCTACCGAAGAACTCTTGGATAAGGAGGAAGAAGAGAAGGCTGCCATGGAAAGTGTGGAAGACAATGCCTGTTTAGAACTGCAGGATGAAGAACTTGATGATAAGAAAGAAACTTTACAATCAAAGCGTTCAGAAAGACGGCAGAAGATCGTCCGTGAGAGGTTGGATGAATGGTGTGCTGCCAAGGGTTATAGGGATACGTCGCTGAATATGATTACCCTGTCACGTTCGTTGGATATCAGCAGATACGAGTTGTCGCGCTACCTCTCATCCTGTCTCAATACCACCTTCCGCCCCTGGCTTGCCGAGGTGCGTTTTGAGGCTGCCAAGAAGATGATGTTGGATAACCCCGACTTCGGTAATGACATCATTTCTGCCGAGTGCGGCTTCTCTTCCCGTACCCATCTCTACCGTATGTTCAAAGAGAAAGAAGGCTGCTCTCCTACGGCTTGGAGAGAGAAAAACTGTTAA
- the dnaA gene encoding chromosomal replication initiator protein DnaA, whose translation MLASPKALWDNSLLLIKDSVTEQQYNTWFKPIVFESYKPSTKTLLVQVPSPFVYEYLEQNFVDLLSKVLHRNFGEGIRLTYRVVTDKEHKLSQDIEADPDDADMAKQTRERAQQTAAQPAAPQQQEDIDTQLDPKLTFNNYMEGDSNKLPRSVGLSIAEHPNTTQFNPMFIYGPSGSGKTHLVNAIGLKAKQMYPQKRVLYVSARLFQTQYTDAVLHNASNDFINFYQSIDMLIVDDIQEWAGKAKTLNTFFHIFNHLFRNGKRIILACDRPPVELKDMPDRLLTRFSCGLVCELEKPNIQLCVDILSNKIRRDGLKIPVDVISFIAQTCNGSVRDLQGAINGLLAYSIVYNSSIDIRLAERVIKRAVKVDDKPLTIDDIVETVCHHYNVTVTAVNSKSRKRDYVVARQVTMYLAQKYTKMPASRIGKLVGNRDHSTVIHSCSKVEERLKIDAGFSDELVSIENGLKVKRA comes from the coding sequence ATGTTAGCAAGTCCAAAAGCCCTCTGGGACAACAGTCTTTTGCTCATAAAGGACAGTGTAACAGAGCAGCAATATAACACATGGTTCAAGCCAATCGTCTTTGAATCGTACAAGCCGTCGACAAAGACTTTGTTGGTGCAGGTTCCGAGTCCGTTCGTATACGAGTACTTGGAACAGAACTTCGTTGACTTGTTAAGTAAGGTGCTGCATCGTAATTTTGGGGAAGGAATCCGTCTCACTTATCGTGTTGTAACCGATAAGGAGCATAAGCTTTCTCAAGATATAGAGGCAGATCCAGACGATGCTGATATGGCAAAGCAAACTCGTGAGCGTGCCCAGCAGACGGCTGCCCAGCCTGCCGCTCCCCAGCAGCAGGAAGACATTGATACACAGTTAGACCCGAAGCTTACTTTCAACAATTATATGGAGGGTGACAGCAATAAGCTGCCTCGTTCCGTAGGATTGTCTATTGCCGAGCATCCCAATACCACCCAGTTTAACCCAATGTTCATTTACGGACCTTCGGGTAGCGGTAAGACGCATCTGGTGAATGCCATCGGTCTGAAAGCGAAGCAGATGTATCCTCAGAAGCGTGTGCTCTATGTGAGTGCCCGTCTTTTCCAGACCCAGTATACTGATGCCGTGCTCCATAATGCGAGCAATGATTTCATCAACTTCTATCAGTCTATCGATATGCTGATTGTGGATGATATCCAGGAGTGGGCTGGTAAGGCGAAGACGCTGAACACCTTCTTCCATATCTTCAACCACCTTTTCCGCAACGGAAAGCGTATTATCCTGGCGTGCGACCGCCCTCCGGTAGAGTTGAAGGATATGCCAGACCGTCTGCTCACCCGTTTCTCTTGCGGTCTGGTCTGCGAGTTGGAGAAGCCGAATATCCAGTTGTGTGTGGATATCCTGAGCAATAAGATCCGTCGTGACGGTTTGAAGATTCCGGTAGATGTCATCTCTTTCATCGCCCAGACCTGTAACGGAAGTGTGCGCGATTTGCAGGGAGCCATCAATGGTCTTCTGGCTTACAGCATCGTTTATAACAGCAGCATTGATATCCGTCTTGCCGAGCGCGTCATCAAGCGTGCGGTGAAGGTCGATGATAAGCCGCTCACCATTGATGACATCGTTGAAACGGTTTGTCATCATTATAATGTAACGGTTACTGCCGTGAACAGCAAGAGCCGTAAGCGTGATTATGTCGTGGCAAGACAGGTAACGATGTATCTGGCACAGAAATATACCAAAATGCCTGCTTCGAGAATCGGCAAACTCGTTGGTAATCGCGATCATAGCACAGTTATCCACAGTTGTTCAAAGGTGGAAGAAAGACTGAAGATTGATGCTGGATTCAGCGATGAACTGGTTAGTATCGAAAACGGATTAAAGGTGAAAAGGGCATAA
- the pnuC gene encoding nicotinamide riboside transporter PnuC, giving the protein MMDYIASHGLDIFTTVLGLVYILLEYRASIWLWLVGIIMPALDVWLYWSHGLYGDAGMAVYYTIAGIYGYAVWKYGKKHNQKEKEELPITYMKKSLYLPTLLFFLAAWGITYYILITFTNSTVPLQDSFTNALSFVGLWALARKYIEQWFFWIIVDAVCFYLYIIKGIPFKAGLYGLYVIIAVAGYFKWKKMMKKS; this is encoded by the coding sequence ATGATGGATTATATTGCATCACATGGTTTAGACATCTTTACCACGGTACTCGGACTGGTTTATATCCTGTTGGAGTACCGTGCCAGTATCTGGCTCTGGCTGGTAGGCATCATCATGCCCGCCCTGGACGTATGGCTCTATTGGAGTCATGGTCTTTACGGCGATGCGGGTATGGCGGTCTACTATACGATAGCCGGTATATATGGTTATGCCGTATGGAAATATGGCAAGAAGCACAACCAGAAGGAGAAAGAAGAACTTCCGATTACCTATATGAAGAAGTCGCTCTATCTCCCTACTCTTCTGTTCTTCCTTGCAGCCTGGGGCATCACCTATTATATACTGATAACTTTCACCAACTCTACGGTTCCTCTGCAAGACAGTTTCACCAATGCCCTGAGCTTTGTGGGTCTCTGGGCGCTGGCACGCAAATATATCGAGCAGTGGTTCTTCTGGATTATCGTAGATGCCGTTTGCTTCTATCTCTATATCATCAAAGGCATCCCATTCAAGGCAGGACTTTATGGTCTCTACGTCATCATCGCCGTAGCCGGATACTTTAAATGGAAGAAGATGATGAAAAAGAGTTGA
- a CDS encoding RagB/SusD family nutrient uptake outer membrane protein — protein MRRYISHLFTWVISFLTLLAFSSCLNEHPKDQLDGGGSNGSASEIFDTTIAPLYDFMGGTIDGEGIRDIQRLDSLLSLSPDDEQLYSSWQYLYRAIGMCNKSLDMIDLQSVRLTDNQKAQFKAEVRAIRAMMYYEAMDLYGRIPVLLSSAESLIYEPASGSSVTDEKLSAQSERSEIFHFIFSELQQVLPYLPQTSSLEEGFHYGRITQPVVNFLLAKLALNAEIYMYNDWAQGYRKRPKGRDLEFMVRTADGASLITGGKASENRSKILNAWETCIFYCNRLADEGYSLEEDEIFNSSVRYQMPKDALVMDEADSVQHPRPAKPLFRFRYADVLLMKAEAMERNDGDGRAEYNMVRAHAGLPARKSSLANILEDRQVMLAGETCHRQDLIRFGKFLKSSHLRRSVQSALTSCSIVFPIPQRSLAFNGKLVQNKGYEAME, from the coding sequence ATGAGACGATATATTTCACATTTGTTCACGTGGGTCATCTCTTTCCTGACCCTGTTGGCATTCTCATCGTGCTTGAATGAGCATCCTAAGGATCAGCTCGATGGGGGTGGCAGCAATGGTTCTGCGTCTGAAATATTCGATACGACCATAGCTCCTTTATATGATTTTATGGGTGGAACGATAGATGGGGAAGGCATCCGCGATATTCAGCGTCTTGACAGTCTGCTTTCTCTTTCTCCTGATGATGAACAGCTTTATTCTTCCTGGCAATATCTTTATCGGGCTATCGGTATGTGCAACAAGTCGCTGGATATGATAGATTTACAGTCTGTACGCCTTACCGATAACCAGAAGGCGCAGTTCAAGGCTGAGGTGCGTGCCATCAGAGCCATGATGTATTATGAGGCGATGGATTTGTATGGCAGGATTCCGGTACTCCTGTCTTCGGCAGAATCACTCATCTATGAACCGGCATCGGGCTCTTCGGTTACCGATGAAAAGCTGTCGGCTCAGAGCGAACGGAGCGAAATCTTCCATTTCATCTTTAGCGAATTGCAGCAGGTGTTGCCTTATCTTCCTCAGACGTCCAGTTTGGAGGAAGGCTTTCATTATGGGCGCATCACGCAGCCTGTGGTTAACTTCCTGCTGGCTAAACTGGCGCTGAATGCTGAAATCTATATGTACAACGATTGGGCGCAGGGTTACAGGAAGCGTCCGAAGGGTAGGGACCTGGAATTTATGGTGCGTACAGCCGATGGCGCCTCGCTCATTACGGGCGGCAAGGCGAGTGAGAACCGCAGCAAGATATTGAATGCTTGGGAAACCTGCATCTTCTATTGCAACAGACTGGCTGATGAAGGCTACAGTTTAGAGGAGGATGAAATCTTCAATAGTTCTGTGCGTTATCAGATGCCGAAGGATGCGCTGGTGATGGATGAGGCTGATTCTGTTCAGCATCCACGGCCAGCCAAACCTCTGTTCCGTTTCCGTTATGCTGATGTGTTGCTGATGAAGGCTGAGGCGATGGAGCGCAACGATGGGGATGGCAGGGCAGAGTATAATATGGTTCGTGCGCATGCCGGTTTGCCTGCGCGCAAGTCTTCGCTTGCCAATATTCTGGAAGACCGTCAGGTTATGCTGGCAGGCGAAACCTGTCATCGTCAGGATCTTATCCGTTTCGGCAAGTTCCTCAAGTCCTCGCATCTTCGCCGTTCTGTTCAGTCCGCTCTTACGTCCTGTTCCATCGTCTTCCCGATACCTCAGCGGAGCCTTGCCTTCAATGGCAAGTTGGTTCAGAATAAAGGATATGAGGCAATGGAATAG
- a CDS encoding TonB-dependent receptor translates to MKRFNGIALSVAFCSLASQAALAQTKIDTLKVQNLNEVIVKGVRAAKEAPYAVANIRKSELKQFSCSGQELPFLLSRTPGILAWSENGIGTGTTYMRIRGAAGSRINVTLDGVALNSPEDQTVFWANMNSYSSLLGSIQVQRGVGSSTNGDGAFGGSISMATAAPSLTPTAEVTGSFGSYNTYHTGASFSTGLLGKHLIFDGAYHETATDGYVDGTAGRSGSYYGGLTWLGDNFKVSYKNIGNFEKTGQAWNGVLGGDYNSNFTLLEDGIRTYKDMYKAGLDKFNVLTGDLVRNGKGDYTITPYTLRDGSKWDKTTDNFYQNHNILSATWTPGSHWSHSLSLHYTYGYGYYKEFKNNAKFAKFGLVYKDAEGNKVKKSDFIRKKGLTQHTYGMVYNTNYKDEHWDVIGGLNLQQFRGNHWGYLTYIANQDAEKKFFGNNGQYKYYDSDAHKYDYSAFVKASYRFADYWNAFADLQYRRVEYKTDGINDKFIAQADGSYKNQELNINEKYNFFNPKAGISFNKDGHKAYASVAYSNREPERNNFTDNFNYPFPKEEKLLDVEFGYQYQGDNWHAGANFYYMDYDNQLAQTGQLSDIGEALTTNIKDSYRMGVELTAGWAPLSWLSVEGNAALSKNKIKDFDEYVSNWEDDTKPGVVHYDNSTLSYSPSAILNGFIDIHYAGFSATWHTNFVSRQYITNTEDRDFSLPCYSQSDLSLNYRAKVTKALGIKEVSFGVDINNIFNRHYAASAFTWSNATGYGYTLDNRFKQIAYIPMADTTWMTHLTLKF, encoded by the coding sequence ATGAAAAGATTCAACGGGATCGCACTCAGTGTAGCGTTTTGCTCTTTGGCAAGCCAGGCTGCACTGGCACAGACAAAAATCGACACCTTGAAGGTGCAGAATTTGAATGAAGTGATTGTAAAAGGCGTACGTGCCGCAAAGGAAGCTCCATACGCCGTGGCTAACATCAGGAAATCAGAACTCAAACAATTCTCTTGCTCAGGTCAGGAATTGCCATTTCTCCTTTCTCGTACACCGGGCATTCTCGCCTGGAGTGAGAACGGTATCGGCACCGGTACTACCTATATGCGCATTCGTGGCGCTGCCGGAAGCCGCATCAATGTAACACTCGACGGAGTGGCTCTCAACTCACCGGAAGACCAGACCGTTTTCTGGGCTAACATGAACAGTTATTCTTCGCTCCTGGGCAGCATCCAGGTACAGCGCGGCGTAGGCTCTTCTACCAATGGCGACGGTGCCTTCGGTGGAAGCATCTCTATGGCTACAGCTGCTCCTTCGCTCACCCCTACTGCAGAAGTTACCGGTTCTTTCGGTTCTTACAATACCTATCATACAGGCGCCAGCTTCTCTACAGGTCTGCTCGGCAAGCATCTGATTTTTGACGGTGCTTATCACGAGACAGCTACCGACGGTTATGTAGACGGCACAGCAGGCCGCTCAGGTTCTTACTATGGCGGACTGACCTGGCTGGGCGATAACTTCAAGGTAAGCTACAAGAACATCGGCAACTTCGAGAAGACCGGTCAGGCTTGGAACGGAGTGCTGGGCGGAGATTACAACTCAAACTTCACCCTCCTTGAGGATGGCATCCGCACTTATAAAGATATGTATAAGGCAGGTCTGGATAAGTTTAATGTGCTGACAGGCGATTTGGTTCGCAACGGCAAAGGCGATTATACCATCACTCCTTATACCCTGCGCGACGGAAGCAAATGGGACAAGACTACTGATAACTTCTATCAGAACCACAACATCCTTTCAGCTACCTGGACACCTGGCAGCCACTGGAGCCACAGCCTCTCACTGCATTATACCTATGGCTACGGCTACTACAAGGAGTTTAAGAACAACGCCAAGTTTGCCAAGTTCGGACTCGTTTACAAGGATGCAGAGGGCAACAAGGTTAAGAAATCTGACTTCATCCGCAAGAAGGGACTCACCCAGCATACCTACGGCATGGTATACAATACCAACTACAAGGATGAGCACTGGGATGTTATCGGCGGATTGAACCTGCAGCAGTTCCGTGGCAACCACTGGGGATACCTTACTTATATCGCCAACCAGGATGCCGAGAAGAAGTTCTTCGGCAACAATGGTCAGTATAAGTACTATGATTCTGATGCCCACAAGTATGACTACAGCGCCTTCGTCAAGGCAAGCTATCGCTTTGCAGACTACTGGAATGCCTTCGCTGACCTGCAGTATCGCCGTGTAGAATACAAGACCGACGGTATCAACGACAAATTTATCGCCCAGGCAGATGGCAGCTACAAGAACCAGGAGCTGAACATCAACGAGAAGTACAACTTTTTCAACCCTAAGGCAGGTATCAGCTTCAACAAGGATGGCCACAAGGCATACGCATCTGTAGCCTACAGCAACCGCGAGCCAGAGCGCAACAACTTTACCGACAACTTCAACTATCCATTCCCTAAAGAGGAGAAGCTGCTCGATGTAGAGTTCGGCTATCAGTATCAGGGCGACAACTGGCATGCAGGCGCCAACTTCTACTATATGGATTATGACAACCAGCTGGCTCAGACCGGACAGTTGAGTGACATCGGCGAGGCGCTGACCACCAACATCAAGGATTCTTACCGTATGGGCGTAGAGCTGACAGCCGGCTGGGCACCATTGTCATGGTTGTCTGTAGAAGGAAATGCCGCTTTGAGCAAGAACAAGATCAAGGACTTTGATGAGTATGTAAGCAACTGGGAAGATGATACGAAGCCAGGCGTAGTACATTACGACAACTCAACCCTGTCTTATTCTCCATCAGCTATCCTGAACGGATTCATCGATATCCACTATGCCGGTTTCTCTGCTACCTGGCATACCAACTTTGTAAGTCGCCAGTATATTACCAACACAGAAGACCGCGACTTCTCGCTGCCATGCTATTCACAGAGCGACCTGAGCCTGAACTACAGAGCTAAGGTAACCAAGGCACTCGGCATCAAGGAGGTAAGCTTCGGTGTAGACATCAACAATATCTTCAACCGCCACTATGCAGCCAGCGCATTCACCTGGAGCAATGCTACCGGTTACGGATATACATTGGACAACCGATTCAAGCAGATAGCCTACATCCCGATGGCAGATACCACCTGGATGACGCATCTTACATTGAAGTTCTAA